A single genomic interval of Seriola aureovittata isolate HTS-2021-v1 ecotype China chromosome 10, ASM2101889v1, whole genome shotgun sequence harbors:
- the syt1b gene encoding synaptotagmin-1b, which yields MTGSHRAAPAALGTPAFPTLLPNATFNPGQKQSGGQSPNKFMSELRSIHMQSWAVAALCIVGLCVVLSCAVCVWKKCLKKKDKDKEKDKKKGKEKNKGGFDTEMDGGYNEPLKDEGNKETELSDNEPKEEEKLGRLHFTLDYNFTDNTLVVGILQAAELPAMDVGGSSDPYVKLYLLPDKKKKFETKVHRKTLEPNFNETFTFKVPYTELGGKTLVMTVYDFDRFSKHDAIGAVKIPMSSVDFSQSLQEWKDLQKAEKEESERLGDICLSLRYVPTAGKLTVVILEAKNLKKMDVGGLSDPYVKIHLMQNGKRLKKKKTTIKKNTLNPYYNESFSFEVPCEQIEKVQVAVTVLDYDKIGKNDAIGKVLLGSNSTGTEQRHWSDMLANPRRPIAQWHSLQPEDEVNALISNKK from the exons atgactGGGAGCCATCGAGCTGCCCCGGCTGCACTGGGCACCCCAGCTTTCCCAACCCTCTTGCCAAATGCAACATTCAATCCAGGCCAAAAACAATCTGGAGGCCAAAGTCCCAACAAGTTCATGAGTGAACTACGCAGCATCCACA TGCAATCGTGGGCTGTTGCTGCCCTTTGTATCGTCGGTTTGTGCGTGGTGCTGtcgtgtgctgtgtgtgtatggaagAAGTGCTTGAAAAAGAAGGACAAGGACAAAGAAAAGGacaagaaaaagggaaaagagaagaaTAAGGGAGGTTTTGACACTGAAATGGATGGAGGTTACAACGAG ccgcTGAAAGATGAAGGTAACAAAGAAACAGAGCTGTCAGATAATGAgccaaaggaggaggagaagctgggCAGACTACATTTCACATTAGACTACAACTTCACAGATAATACG CTGGTAGTGGGCATCTTGCAGGCTGCAGAGCTTCCTGCCATGGATGTGGGAGGTAGCTCTGACCCTTATGTTAAACTCTATCTGCTCccggacaaaaagaaaaagtttgagacCAAAGTTCATAGGAAGACCCTCGAACCCAACTTCAATGAGACGTTCACATTTAAG GTACCATATACTGAGCTGGGCGGGAAGACACTGGTGATGACTGTGTATGACTTCGACCGTTTTTCAAAGCACGATGCCATAGGAGCTGTGAAGATACCGATGAGCAGTGTGGACTTCAGCCAGTCTCTGCAGGAGTGGAAGGACCTGCAGAaggcagagaaggaggag AGTGAGCGGCTTGGAGACATATGTTTGTCCTTGAGATATGTGCCTACTGCAGGGAAGCTGACAGTGGTGATTCTGGAGGCCAAAAACCTGAAGAAAATGGATGTGGGTGGATTATCAG ACCCTTATGTGAAGATCCACTTAATGCAGAATGGGAAAAGactcaagaaaaagaaaacaacgaTAAAGAAGAACACTTTGAACCCTTACTACAATGAGTCTTTCAGCTTTGAAGTGCCATGTGAACAGATAGAG AAGGTGCAGGTAGCGGTGACTGTGTTGGACTATGATAAGATTGGGAAGAATGACGCCATAGGGAAGGTGCTGCTGGGCAGtaacagcactgggactgaGCAACGCCACTGGTCAGACATGCTGGCAAACCCTCGGCGGCCGATAGCCCAATGGCATAGCCTCCAGCCAGAGGATGAAGTCAACGCACTAATTTCCAACAAGAAATGA